In the genome of Methylophaga nitratireducenticrescens, one region contains:
- a CDS encoding AAA family ATPase — translation MKPLLFYTTEQKPKDFEKFKPKKFPCFVLNKDNWDDFSTTCLFQLYLYDEKTTAHKIGDIKILHIDLENTKLSAEFEQLDESFISLGQELKFYELLVELCGQDLTINVLESLRDIAWQPPLAEKFEGKSSFRNALLRFNVAQRARRFGQQVIRQESINENYEFTYSAIIPGAEEATECEFNFDSKAQLPGRLIAIIGRNATGKTQYLSLLASDLVQIGRKSKMALEKRDTKFSPQRPIFTRIITVSYSAFDQFERPKSEHVSYVYCGIRDEKGNLSKRHLLETYKRNLQRIRELSREDDWLYYMQEILGDRSQELADHLKLEIEIERSDISEDLLTILSSGQAILANFITSLVAWMDRDSLVLFDEPETHLHPNAVSSLFHVFNSMLKDYRSYAVVATHSPLVIQEVPSERVRVFEREGRYTTVKTLSVESFGETVSELTRHVFETIETPSYYREVLEKLSKNNSFKEVMKLFNDKLSMNAQSYLLAQYMDSENEETE, via the coding sequence ATGAAGCCGTTGCTTTTCTATACTACTGAGCAAAAACCGAAAGATTTTGAAAAATTCAAACCAAAAAAATTCCCATGTTTTGTTCTTAATAAAGATAATTGGGATGATTTCAGTACAACATGTCTATTCCAACTTTATCTCTATGATGAAAAAACAACAGCTCATAAGATTGGGGACATCAAGATACTTCACATTGATCTTGAAAACACAAAACTTTCTGCTGAATTTGAGCAACTTGATGAGAGTTTCATATCTCTTGGCCAAGAACTAAAGTTCTATGAGTTGTTAGTTGAGTTATGTGGTCAAGACCTGACAATAAATGTCCTCGAGTCTCTGAGAGATATCGCATGGCAACCGCCCTTAGCAGAGAAGTTTGAAGGTAAGTCATCTTTTCGTAATGCATTACTAAGATTTAATGTGGCACAACGTGCTAGACGGTTCGGTCAGCAAGTTATAAGGCAAGAATCCATAAATGAAAACTATGAATTTACGTACAGCGCTATTATCCCTGGAGCTGAGGAGGCAACAGAGTGCGAATTTAATTTCGACAGTAAAGCTCAGCTACCCGGGCGATTAATAGCGATTATAGGTAGGAATGCTACTGGCAAGACACAATACTTATCTTTATTAGCTAGTGATCTGGTTCAAATTGGTAGAAAATCCAAGATGGCTCTCGAAAAGAGAGATACAAAGTTTAGTCCGCAAAGACCAATATTCACCAGGATAATAACAGTCTCATATAGTGCTTTTGACCAATTTGAAAGACCAAAGTCTGAGCATGTTAGTTATGTATATTGTGGCATCAGAGACGAAAAAGGGAATTTGTCTAAACGACATTTATTAGAAACATACAAACGCAATCTTCAAAGAATACGTGAGCTTAGCCGAGAGGATGATTGGCTTTATTATATGCAAGAAATACTTGGAGATCGAAGTCAGGAACTTGCCGACCATTTAAAACTGGAAATTGAGATTGAAAGAAGTGATATATCTGAGGACTTACTAACAATACTTAGTTCAGGTCAGGCCATTTTGGCAAATTTTATCACTTCACTTGTTGCGTGGATGGACAGAGACTCTCTTGTATTATTTGATGAGCCAGAAACTCATCTACACCCTAATGCCGTATCATCACTTTTTCATGTCTTTAACTCAATGTTAAAAGATTATCGCTCTTATGCTGTCGTTGCTACTCATTCCCCCTTAGTAATTCAGGAAGTACCTAGTGAGAGGGTAAGAGTTTTTGAGAGAGAAGGACGTTACACAACAGTCAAAACTCTGTCTGTTGAATCTTTTGGAGAAACTGTCTCTGAACTTACCAGGCATGTCTTTGAGACGATTGAAACGCCTTCTTATTATCGGGAAGTGCTTGAAAAGCTATCCAAGAATAATAGCTTTAAAGAAGTTATGAAATTGTTCAATGACAAGCTCAGCATGAATGCCCAGTCTTACTTGTTAGCTCAATACATGGATTCGGAAAATGAAGAAACTGAATAG
- a CDS encoding HNH endonuclease, whose amino-acid sequence MKKLNSVIEPPHYFSWHENIVNSKHTGESKTALQEISVNVGLRYTVLKNNVSNKTIQSITINEEMQENSQYLLDCYKNKSKKTKAIFEKIKSVQSSERTLSFCPYCGVTLPNTHDHYLPAEIFPEFSVHPLNLVPCCSNCNSSKGMRWLEGGRRLFLHFYSDEVSSNQYLHVQLHQRPDALGIGAKFYISENVPQDLSADEWELVRSHYTKLLLIDRYNKEVNSEISSIFDVCRSHLASGGPDVASFLNNYSANEAGIYGVNYWRVVLMRELANSAEFIDKVEESAH is encoded by the coding sequence ATGAAGAAACTGAATAGTGTAATTGAGCCTCCTCATTATTTTTCTTGGCATGAAAATATTGTTAACAGTAAACATACGGGTGAGTCTAAAACAGCGCTCCAAGAGATTTCAGTTAACGTCGGTTTGCGTTACACAGTCTTAAAAAATAATGTTTCCAATAAAACTATTCAAAGCATCACTATTAATGAAGAAATGCAGGAAAATAGCCAATATTTATTAGATTGCTATAAGAACAAATCAAAGAAAACAAAAGCAATTTTTGAAAAAATCAAGTCTGTTCAATCCAGTGAAAGGACATTAAGTTTCTGTCCATATTGTGGAGTTACATTACCTAATACTCATGATCATTACTTACCTGCAGAGATCTTTCCAGAATTTTCCGTTCATCCACTGAATTTGGTTCCATGTTGTTCGAACTGTAACTCATCCAAGGGTATGCGTTGGCTCGAAGGTGGCCGTAGATTATTTCTTCATTTTTATAGCGACGAAGTCTCATCTAATCAATACCTACATGTACAGCTTCATCAAAGACCAGACGCTTTAGGTATAGGAGCAAAGTTTTATATTTCAGAGAACGTCCCGCAGGACTTATCAGCAGATGAGTGGGAGCTTGTGAGATCTCATTACACAAAACTCTTACTAATCGATAGATATAACAAAGAAGTTAACAGTGAAATATCATCCATATTTGATGTATGCAGATCCCATCTAGCTTCGGGCGGACCTGATGTTGCAAGTTTTTTAAATAACTATTCAGCTAACGAAGCGGGCATCTATGGTGTGAATTATTGGAGAGTGGTTTTGATGCGTGAATTGGCAAACAGTGCAGAATTTATTGATAAAGTTGAAGAATCGGCTCATTAG
- a CDS encoding LA2681 family HEPN domain-containing protein, producing MTDLGRLEDQQAMLVLAEFIDHASDTSNSEQAKLALKLCDELAKRVQGTLKVELYYFRANAWSVIRHVKHKDESTIWLWDQDELLQEVYWLRSAIRSDDFGDLSEVRQCQILVNTGNILSHIGRLIEAIEYWQRALNILPNFGMAMVNLGLGYETYAKMLYDQGHAVVIFKEAYDVLTGISNQRILWEDNEFEIIKKQMLGRASQIAEHVDFSALDNISLDGFSLGKSKVEQNYRQWTLDNSLYINPLNEIGTFSIAAQDVMHLPSMITNIDEPPYLFGFYNQLKQEYVSARYLLWEGITESEKYNKHFSDNDVYLLNTLDSTAYGLAIEQIKIAFRSTYSLFDKIAYFVNDYWGLKIPEAKKINFQSVWVDTHKGVKQLRSEFMKYPNLSLRGLYWISKDFIEQDNSNELVLGKTMEPEADKLRTIRNHLEHKYLKVHDNMWGYTDEKWGSFFSDQLAYHISHEELSQKTIRLIKMARAALMYLSMAVHQREKMKAKEMSGISIPFDLPKWE from the coding sequence ATGACCGATTTAGGACGGTTGGAGGATCAACAAGCGATGTTAGTTCTCGCCGAATTCATTGATCACGCCTCAGATACAAGCAATTCAGAGCAAGCCAAACTCGCGCTAAAACTATGTGACGAATTAGCCAAACGCGTGCAGGGAACGTTGAAAGTCGAGCTTTACTATTTTAGAGCCAATGCATGGTCAGTTATCCGACACGTAAAACATAAAGATGAGTCTACTATTTGGCTCTGGGATCAAGATGAATTACTACAGGAAGTTTACTGGTTGCGAAGTGCTATTCGTTCAGATGACTTCGGAGACTTAAGTGAAGTACGCCAATGCCAGATTTTGGTCAATACGGGCAATATCTTGAGTCATATAGGTAGACTGATTGAGGCGATCGAGTATTGGCAAAGGGCATTAAATATCTTACCCAATTTTGGCATGGCTATGGTTAATTTAGGTTTGGGCTATGAGACTTATGCCAAGATGCTTTATGACCAAGGCCATGCGGTGGTTATTTTTAAAGAGGCTTATGATGTATTAACTGGCATTTCTAACCAAAGGATACTCTGGGAAGATAATGAATTTGAAATAATAAAAAAACAGATGCTAGGTCGAGCCTCGCAAATTGCAGAGCACGTAGATTTTAGTGCTTTAGATAACATTTCACTTGATGGCTTTTCATTAGGGAAAAGTAAAGTTGAACAGAACTATCGGCAATGGACATTGGATAATAGTCTTTATATCAACCCTTTAAATGAGATTGGAACGTTTTCTATTGCTGCACAGGATGTCATGCACCTGCCCAGTATGATAACGAATATTGATGAGCCGCCTTATCTGTTTGGTTTTTATAATCAACTAAAACAAGAGTATGTTTCTGCACGATATTTACTATGGGAAGGTATTACGGAGTCAGAAAAGTACAATAAGCATTTTTCGGATAATGACGTTTACCTTTTAAACACATTAGATTCAACAGCGTATGGTTTAGCAATAGAACAGATAAAAATCGCATTTCGTTCGACATACTCGTTATTCGACAAGATTGCCTACTTTGTTAATGACTACTGGGGGCTCAAAATTCCAGAAGCCAAAAAAATAAACTTTCAATCAGTTTGGGTTGATACCCATAAAGGTGTAAAGCAATTACGTTCTGAGTTCATGAAATATCCAAATTTAAGTCTACGAGGTTTGTATTGGATTAGTAAAGACTTCATCGAGCAAGATAACAGCAATGAATTAGTACTTGGTAAGACAATGGAACCGGAAGCTGACAAGTTACGTACGATTCGAAATCATCTTGAGCACAAATACTTAAAAGTCCATGACAATATGTGGGGATATACAGATGAAAAGTGGGGTTCATTCTTTTCTGATCAGCTTGCATATCATATCTCCCATGAAGAGCTGTCTCAAAAGACGATTCGTCTGATTAAAATGGCTAGAGCTGCTCTGATGTACTTATCAATGGCGGTTCATCAGAGAGAGAAGATGAAAGCCAAGGAAATGTCAGGTATATCGATACCATTTGACTTGCCTAAATGGGAATAA
- a CDS encoding antitoxin Xre-like helix-turn-helix domain-containing protein, translating to MTFNFNALAISDDELNTASDILGIYVKNQKALNHSINDGLNASCLKLLQNELALNSLELSQLLNVSIRTLSRRKSSGKLNKNESQRVFLLTIMIVIANKVLGDHGSALRWLKSPKKALNGISPLEHAKSDQKIEKLINILHQIEHGVFL from the coding sequence GTGACCTTCAATTTCAATGCTTTGGCTATTTCTGATGATGAACTGAATACTGCTTCAGATATTCTTGGTATCTATGTCAAGAATCAAAAAGCACTGAACCATTCTATAAATGATGGCCTGAACGCTAGCTGTCTCAAATTGCTACAAAACGAGTTGGCACTTAATTCTTTGGAATTAAGTCAATTGTTAAATGTATCCATTCGCACTCTATCTCGAAGAAAATCCTCCGGAAAACTGAATAAAAATGAATCACAGCGTGTTTTTTTACTGACAATTATGATTGTCATAGCAAACAAAGTCTTGGGGGATCATGGCTCAGCACTCAGATGGCTCAAATCACCTAAAAAAGCCCTCAATGGTATAAGCCCACTTGAGCATGCAAAGTCAGATCAAAAAATTGAGAAACTCATCAACATACTGCACCAAATAGAGCATGGAGTCTTTCTTTAG
- a CDS encoding MerR family transcriptional regulator yields MNRITALPFIPTAQLNESPMSLLRRAAIGNGYTNLLSLLHSLSPNIDHSVGMIGYVARNPTLYKSLCEKLGITDGCRRRVSYKRTGNGREDSVLWQGLEVQIGDLQFSTEKVCIPCYLEKGYTIADWEHFAAIGCPKHQVFLDTSCPVCKTPWSYEQVPLTCGCDPETALSLVRPLHKNRAALLTKIVKGNNQQKILVLSNLRRLFEWWSQLSVHLSQAEQSDYLYHLMTGKWPKLEQDKNAFGVHPRILFLPLLSASDSGTQLLIKKLLEVKTINLRNLNIEFSFITRKDAELLLGISRARFNNFIKQGLVHRDIAGKFDLQQINHLLLISKWLPFNSEKELLWKNNRSIASHFSVAALVKKDVENTPLPAHHSTRSIPSLSQQSILTLCDATHILQANAESIRHLIKIGLIKATKGTQVSAVQWSIKKEELQSFNQKYVFASAIAREINLPVTTTSSRLQSLGLLPISGPGVDKGKTYLFARSDLNSVSNEILINRPYKSPAGRKRINDMSSSATTLTSQQVARELHLDTYQIRFVVRDGWITGSKNSKGHYLFRASDVDNLADKINNDYIDLDRAKDYTDQSIQSFRRTWIISGLVDEYKLGNRRLIKNADLLVVQRLWINNKTSTHIAKQIGRQRSFCINLEKIGLLKPTLIIGKKEKKIKLYPDNHPIYQCYSISS; encoded by the coding sequence ATGAATAGAATTACTGCTCTTCCGTTTATCCCCACAGCTCAACTGAATGAATCTCCCATGAGTCTTTTGCGAAGAGCTGCCATTGGAAATGGTTATACAAACCTGCTTTCGCTATTGCATTCCCTCTCTCCTAATATCGATCATTCTGTGGGAATGATCGGCTATGTGGCGCGAAACCCAACGTTGTATAAAAGTCTTTGTGAAAAGCTTGGTATCACTGACGGATGTCGGAGACGAGTTTCTTACAAAAGAACAGGGAATGGGCGAGAAGATAGTGTTCTCTGGCAAGGGTTAGAGGTACAGATAGGAGATCTGCAATTTAGTACAGAAAAAGTCTGTATTCCTTGTTATTTAGAAAAAGGATATACCATTGCCGATTGGGAGCATTTTGCTGCTATAGGCTGCCCAAAACACCAGGTCTTTTTAGATACCAGCTGCCCTGTCTGCAAAACACCCTGGAGTTATGAGCAAGTGCCTCTCACTTGTGGTTGCGATCCAGAAACAGCTTTATCACTGGTCAGACCACTGCATAAGAACCGAGCGGCTTTGTTGACTAAAATTGTTAAGGGTAATAACCAACAGAAGATTTTGGTGCTGTCTAATTTAAGGCGTCTTTTTGAATGGTGGTCTCAGCTGAGTGTCCATCTATCTCAAGCTGAACAATCTGATTATCTTTATCACTTGATGACAGGTAAATGGCCTAAGTTAGAACAGGATAAAAATGCTTTTGGAGTACACCCACGAATACTCTTTTTACCGTTATTATCTGCTTCTGATAGTGGCACACAGCTTTTAATTAAAAAATTACTTGAAGTAAAAACAATTAATCTCAGAAATTTAAACATTGAGTTCAGTTTTATCACTAGAAAAGATGCAGAGCTGTTACTTGGAATTAGTCGTGCTAGGTTCAACAACTTCATAAAACAAGGGCTAGTTCATCGGGATATTGCGGGCAAATTTGATCTTCAACAAATAAATCATCTTTTATTGATTTCAAAGTGGCTACCGTTCAACTCAGAAAAAGAGTTGTTATGGAAGAATAATCGTTCAATAGCATCCCATTTTTCAGTGGCAGCGTTGGTAAAAAAGGACGTTGAGAACACTCCGCTTCCTGCACACCACTCAACTAGGTCAATACCATCATTAAGCCAACAATCAATCCTCACCCTCTGTGATGCCACACATATTCTTCAAGCTAATGCGGAATCGATCCGTCATTTAATAAAAATTGGTTTAATCAAAGCAACCAAAGGCACACAGGTAAGTGCTGTTCAGTGGAGTATAAAAAAAGAAGAGCTCCAAAGTTTTAACCAAAAATATGTATTTGCCTCCGCGATTGCCCGAGAAATAAACCTTCCAGTTACTACCACATCAAGTCGATTACAATCTTTGGGCCTGCTTCCTATCAGCGGCCCTGGTGTTGATAAAGGAAAAACATACTTATTCGCTCGCTCTGATCTGAATTCTGTTAGCAATGAAATATTAATCAACAGACCGTACAAATCACCTGCTGGACGAAAGCGAATAAATGACATGTCCTCGTCCGCAACCACGCTAACAAGCCAGCAAGTGGCTAGAGAATTACATCTAGATACTTATCAAATCCGATTTGTCGTACGTGATGGATGGATTACGGGTAGCAAGAACTCAAAGGGCCATTATTTGTTCCGTGCAAGTGACGTAGACAATCTGGCTGACAAAATAAATAATGATTATATCGATCTCGATAGAGCCAAAGATTACACAGATCAATCCATCCAGTCCTTCAGAAGGACTTGGATTATTTCTGGGCTTGTAGATGAGTATAAACTGGGTAACCGTAGATTAATAAAGAACGCAGATCTTCTTGTGGTACAACGTCTTTGGATTAACAATAAAACTTCCACCCACATTGCCAAACAGATAGGACGGCAACGAAGCTTCTGTATCAACCTTGAAAAGATAGGATTGCTGAAACCAACATTGATCATTGGTAAAAAGGAAAAGAAAATAAAGCTTTATCCTGACAATCATCCGATTTATCAGTGTTATTCAATATCTAGTTAG
- a CDS encoding TniB family NTP-binding protein, protein MSQKYQTEKVMKQDMAEITSKLSSVIIKHHKLQSGFDLVKRTMTDNEILVENKHAVIIGDSGCGKSSLMDLYQQTHCPKNIEFQLGARLDVPAIFSSVPSPVTPKAMSVELLKAVGDNSGLSQTSHALTERLIYHLNHSNVEVVFLDECQHLLSLGAKNKNLSISTRLRESLDWIKSLTNKTKATFVLMGMPELLDIIRADDQLARRFTNTHYLSPFDEPTQPESLLVAFTDELLLEASEIVLSTGPSPYFREIHYFCDNPDDARRLYLATGGNPSKVKTLVINAACIAYSEMSHEINMTHFTKAFQKLEEANLNAKKAAAEQQKLRERHAQKEVGKFQNPFTLGMEQLDFLLCEHAA, encoded by the coding sequence ATGAGCCAGAAATATCAAACTGAAAAAGTTATGAAACAAGACATGGCAGAAATTACCAGTAAACTCTCCTCTGTCATTATTAAACACCATAAACTTCAAAGTGGTTTCGACTTAGTAAAACGTACAATGACGGATAATGAAATTTTAGTCGAAAATAAACATGCAGTAATCATTGGCGATTCAGGATGTGGCAAGTCGTCTTTGATGGACTTGTATCAACAAACTCACTGCCCGAAAAACATTGAGTTTCAATTAGGTGCGAGATTGGACGTGCCGGCCATTTTTTCTTCTGTACCAAGTCCAGTAACCCCCAAAGCCATGTCCGTTGAGTTATTAAAAGCGGTGGGAGATAACTCTGGCCTATCCCAAACTTCACATGCTTTAACAGAAAGATTGATTTATCACTTGAATCATTCGAATGTTGAAGTCGTTTTTCTTGATGAATGTCAGCACTTGCTCTCTCTAGGAGCGAAAAATAAAAATCTGAGTATTAGTACGCGTTTAAGAGAATCCTTAGACTGGATTAAATCGTTAACCAACAAAACTAAAGCCACATTCGTTTTGATGGGAATGCCTGAGCTGCTGGATATCATCAGAGCTGATGACCAATTGGCCCGAAGGTTTACGAACACGCATTATCTGAGCCCTTTTGATGAACCGACACAACCGGAAAGTTTGTTGGTCGCGTTTACAGATGAGTTGCTACTCGAAGCTAGCGAAATAGTATTAAGTACTGGCCCCTCTCCTTATTTTAGAGAAATCCACTATTTTTGCGACAACCCAGATGATGCGCGACGACTTTATTTAGCAACAGGCGGTAATCCATCGAAGGTAAAAACTCTCGTCATCAATGCTGCATGTATTGCTTATTCTGAAATGAGCCACGAAATTAATATGACTCATTTTACTAAAGCTTTTCAAAAACTTGAGGAAGCCAACTTAAATGCTAAAAAAGCTGCTGCAGAACAGCAAAAATTAAGAGAGCGACATGCTCAAAAAGAAGTCGGGAAATTCCAAAATCCATTTACACTCGGAATGGAGCAGCTAGATTTCTTATTATGTGAGCATGCAGCATGA
- a CDS encoding Mu transposase C-terminal domain-containing protein has product MNITDSLLQVGARCTISAYPFEVAFVSDSGIRLSPEHGGSQRHLNFGTINELIEQGDLEITYTPPTIDEGMLSSLTEKQLQVFNRKLAYVQSVYKNHEHARSQKKIHKTIRQTALEIGDVKPPASSSVAGWVKLWIDGKYDRRVFLPKLKPSRSDINNENPELLVILRKAVNSVYLNRQKNPQSAVMAEIQILIAEYNASHDDQLEIPSKEKLRRFINTMDSYEVSLRRHGRHFTNRRFRAAGISFVAREPLEMVMADGQVMDVVLVRENEDGTFDDIGRPFLTAFIDIRTRVILGFYISLAPFCGATLLRALRNTVVNDSTQPKGIPSKLIIDNGADYQDSGFLKACNKLNILVEACKPRDPNAKALIERFFRTLNTDLIHKLSGTTFSNPTERGDYNSQAMARLTLDDLRHHVETWIEDVYHLRVHRSLERAPIDVWNEESPSCYPNTLSLKDAEILLRDERECTLSKGKIEVHGLQWKCPSLTTWEMTRRRLTKDRKVIVRIDELNLSEVYVATNDEPTNFHKAYSRTPGYTYNLSLYEHKLLKDELKKKRITARMTRMEDRELYEYRLEYYAALGHADDKVAKRKLERLRDLKARRRIKDVEKITTDERSKKSGNKADLTPKPENFTRNAPNPEQDHSKTLPSKQVMPRNKPKSQFEITHINKRAPL; this is encoded by the coding sequence ATGAACATAACCGACTCTCTACTTCAGGTTGGGGCACGGTGCACGATATCTGCTTACCCATTTGAAGTCGCTTTTGTCAGTGACAGTGGTATACGTCTTAGCCCTGAACATGGAGGGTCACAGAGACACTTAAACTTTGGAACAATTAATGAATTAATTGAACAAGGTGATCTGGAAATAACATATACCCCGCCCACGATCGATGAAGGGATGCTTAGCAGTCTCACTGAGAAACAATTACAGGTATTCAATCGAAAACTAGCATATGTCCAATCAGTGTATAAAAATCACGAGCACGCTCGTTCGCAGAAAAAGATACATAAAACCATCAGGCAAACAGCGCTAGAAATTGGGGACGTAAAACCGCCGGCAAGTTCTAGTGTTGCAGGTTGGGTGAAGCTTTGGATTGATGGTAAATACGACCGTCGTGTTTTTCTACCAAAACTTAAACCCAGTCGCTCTGATATCAATAACGAAAATCCAGAACTGTTAGTGATATTGAGAAAAGCCGTAAATAGCGTTTATTTGAATCGACAGAAGAACCCTCAATCTGCGGTTATGGCAGAAATTCAAATTCTGATCGCTGAGTACAATGCGAGCCATGACGACCAACTTGAGATTCCATCCAAAGAAAAGCTCAGACGGTTTATCAATACAATGGATAGTTACGAAGTATCGCTTCGCCGGCACGGTAGACACTTTACAAACCGAAGATTTCGAGCAGCCGGTATAAGCTTTGTAGCAAGAGAACCACTCGAAATGGTCATGGCTGATGGTCAGGTGATGGATGTTGTGCTTGTTCGCGAAAATGAAGATGGCACTTTTGATGACATTGGCCGCCCTTTCCTAACAGCTTTTATAGACATTAGAACTCGTGTCATCCTTGGTTTCTATATTTCATTAGCCCCTTTCTGTGGTGCCACCCTGCTACGCGCGCTAAGAAATACAGTCGTAAATGATAGTACCCAACCAAAAGGCATTCCCAGTAAGCTCATTATTGATAACGGTGCTGATTATCAGGATTCGGGTTTTCTAAAAGCCTGCAACAAACTCAATATATTGGTTGAGGCCTGTAAGCCCAGAGATCCGAATGCAAAAGCGCTTATAGAACGCTTTTTCCGGACATTAAATACAGATCTAATCCATAAACTATCTGGAACCACTTTCTCAAATCCAACAGAGCGTGGTGATTACAACTCTCAGGCTATGGCAAGACTCACCCTTGATGATCTTCGTCATCATGTCGAGACTTGGATCGAAGACGTTTATCACCTTCGCGTGCATCGTTCGTTGGAAAGGGCTCCGATTGATGTCTGGAATGAAGAATCACCTAGTTGTTACCCAAACACCCTCAGCCTTAAAGATGCAGAGATTTTATTGCGTGATGAACGTGAATGCACTCTCTCCAAAGGCAAAATTGAAGTTCATGGACTGCAATGGAAATGTCCTTCATTGACAACATGGGAAATGACCAGACGACGACTCACTAAAGATCGAAAAGTCATCGTTCGCATTGATGAGCTCAATCTTTCTGAAGTCTATGTCGCGACAAATGACGAACCTACCAACTTCCACAAAGCCTATTCACGTACCCCAGGCTATACATATAACTTGTCCTTATACGAACACAAACTTCTCAAAGACGAACTGAAGAAAAAACGAATCACAGCCCGCATGACACGTATGGAAGACAGAGAGCTTTATGAATATCGGCTGGAATATTACGCAGCACTCGGTCATGCAGATGACAAAGTTGCTAAACGGAAGCTAGAGCGCTTACGTGATTTGAAAGCTCGTCGGAGAATAAAGGACGTTGAAAAAATTACTACTGATGAGCGCAGTAAGAAAAGTGGCAATAAAGCTGACTTGACTCCTAAACCTGAAAATTTCACAAGAAATGCTCCCAATCCAGAGCAGGACCATTCTAAAACTCTGCCATCTAAACAAGTCATGCCTAGAAACAAACCTAAGAGCCAATTCGAAATCACTCACATCAATAAGAGGGCCCCATTATGA
- a CDS encoding PDDEXK family nuclease: MTIQSDISIKPLTIHRELVEAFAKGPDSAGILQGVRKLRKGRPHTPTFLFPSPKNGGHFIGCEGSLEPLMALALELNPDIKQYRGQPIELPGPNGRKITPDFAVDLGDGFAVIDIKPEGRLSSPRVKVRMQHIRTLLQQAHIPHFIMTEKQLCRQPFLQIRQAFKKGLGIKLTTYQRNKLLHCIDEQITTVQKLREYAIECGFRPHIIETAAASGMLTFNLNTPWAEYSKIGVNHEHNRLSTSGWGTVHDICLPI; the protein is encoded by the coding sequence ATGACAATACAGTCAGATATAAGCATCAAACCTTTGACTATCCATCGAGAATTAGTTGAAGCGTTTGCAAAAGGCCCGGACTCTGCCGGTATCTTGCAAGGGGTACGAAAACTTAGAAAAGGCCGACCACATACCCCAACTTTCTTGTTCCCCTCCCCTAAAAATGGTGGTCATTTTATTGGGTGTGAAGGAAGCTTAGAACCATTGATGGCGTTGGCTCTAGAGCTTAATCCAGACATTAAGCAATATCGTGGTCAACCAATAGAATTACCAGGTCCTAACGGAAGAAAAATTACCCCAGACTTTGCAGTCGACTTGGGTGATGGTTTTGCTGTGATAGACATAAAGCCCGAAGGTCGTTTATCCAGCCCTCGAGTGAAAGTACGGATGCAGCATATCCGAACATTACTCCAACAGGCGCATATCCCTCATTTCATCATGACTGAGAAACAGTTATGCCGGCAGCCATTTTTACAAATTCGCCAAGCCTTCAAAAAAGGCCTCGGCATAAAGCTTACTACGTATCAACGAAACAAACTTTTGCACTGTATTGATGAGCAAATAACCACGGTGCAAAAACTCAGGGAATATGCCATCGAGTGTGGATTCAGGCCACACATCATCGAAACAGCCGCAGCAAGTGGAATGCTGACATTTAACTTAAACACGCCTTGGGCGGAATATTCAAAAATAGGAGTGAATCATGAACATAACCGACTCTCTACTTCAGGTTGGGGCACGGTGCACGATATCTGCTTACCCATTTGA